From a region of the Actinomadura luzonensis genome:
- a CDS encoding sulfotransferase — translation MSDHEHAPRVIYLGGLGRSGTTLLERLLGELPGVIALGEVVHLWERGVLAEELCGCGAPFPACPFWGRVGERAFGGWSVRLAERVLALRRRVDRTRRIPRIAHPDLADYVRAYRLLYAATGADVVVDSSKHASLACCLVSSGVDVRIVQVVRDPRAVAHSWSRTVARPEDGRPMTRWGPARTALHWSTQNAALELLARRGARVTTVRYEDLLAAPAPTLAALGRELGLREAVAELPFLDGRTAWLGPSHTVSGNPMRFHVGRVELRRDDSWATGMAQGDRRVVNLLTWPLRVRYGYWGTA, via the coding sequence TTGTCCGATCACGAGCACGCCCCCCGGGTGATCTACCTGGGCGGTCTGGGACGCAGCGGCACCACGCTGCTCGAACGGCTCCTCGGTGAGCTGCCCGGCGTGATCGCCCTCGGCGAGGTCGTGCATCTGTGGGAAAGGGGAGTGCTCGCAGAAGAACTCTGCGGGTGCGGGGCGCCCTTCCCCGCCTGCCCCTTCTGGGGCCGGGTGGGGGAGCGCGCCTTCGGAGGATGGTCCGTCCGGCTGGCGGAGCGGGTGCTCGCGCTGCGTCGCCGGGTGGACCGGACCAGGCGGATCCCGCGCATCGCCCATCCCGACCTCGCCGACTACGTCCGGGCCTACCGGCTGCTCTACGCCGCCACCGGCGCGGACGTCGTCGTCGACTCCAGCAAGCACGCCTCGCTGGCCTGCTGCCTGGTGAGCAGCGGGGTGGACGTCCGGATCGTCCAAGTTGTGCGCGACCCGCGCGCCGTCGCCCACTCCTGGAGCCGCACCGTCGCCCGCCCCGAGGACGGCCGGCCGATGACCCGGTGGGGGCCCGCTCGCACGGCCCTGCACTGGAGCACCCAGAACGCCGCGCTGGAGCTGCTCGCGCGGCGCGGCGCCCGGGTGACCACCGTCCGCTACGAAGACCTGCTGGCCGCGCCCGCGCCCACGCTCGCCGCGCTCGGCCGCGAGCTGGGGCTGCGCGAGGCCGTCGCCGAGCTGCCGTTCCTCGACGGGCGCACCGCCTGGCTCGGGCCGTCCCACACCGTCTCGGGCAACCCCATGCGCTTCCACGTCGGGCGCGTCGAGCTGCGGCGCGACGACTCCTGGGCCACCGGCATGGCCCAGGGCGACCGGCGCGTGGTCAACCTGCTCACCTGGCCGCTGCGGGTGCGCTACGGCTACTGGGGGACAGCGTGA
- a CDS encoding glycosyltransferase family 2 protein — protein MTSVGVVVPTRGDRPGMLREAVEAVLRQGHWGPLAVAVVVDGGAPVEEAAGQVAGLGDGARRRVLVLPNTRTPGLPGARNTGIDALGTDLVAFCDDDDVWLPGKLAAQLRALRRGGGEFASCGIEVEHAGHRVPRLAGTATVTAADLVRSRMVMVHSSTFLFRRGAVRPDESAPGGQNEDWDLALRAAKRHPIVYVDRPLVRVRWGSSHYAARWADRIAGLDWMLDRHPELAVDAHGAARVYGQLAFGHAALGHRREALRWAARALASRLAEPRAPIALAVAAGLISAPAVLARLHDRGHGI, from the coding sequence GTGACGTCAGTAGGGGTGGTCGTCCCGACGCGCGGCGACCGGCCGGGGATGCTGCGCGAGGCGGTCGAGGCCGTGCTACGGCAGGGCCACTGGGGCCCGCTGGCGGTGGCCGTCGTGGTGGACGGCGGGGCGCCCGTCGAGGAGGCCGCCGGACAGGTGGCGGGGCTGGGCGACGGAGCGCGACGGCGTGTCCTGGTGCTGCCCAACACCCGCACGCCCGGCCTGCCCGGAGCCCGCAACACCGGCATCGACGCCCTCGGCACCGACCTCGTCGCCTTCTGCGACGACGACGACGTCTGGCTGCCGGGCAAGCTGGCCGCCCAGCTGCGGGCCCTGCGGCGCGGCGGGGGCGAGTTCGCGAGCTGCGGCATCGAGGTCGAGCACGCCGGGCACCGGGTGCCGCGCCTGGCCGGCACGGCCACGGTCACCGCCGCCGACCTCGTCCGCTCGCGCATGGTGATGGTGCACTCCTCGACGTTCCTGTTCCGGCGCGGCGCGGTGCGGCCCGACGAGAGCGCGCCCGGCGGGCAGAACGAGGACTGGGACCTCGCCCTGCGCGCCGCCAAACGCCACCCCATCGTGTACGTCGACCGGCCGCTCGTCCGGGTCCGATGGGGTTCCTCCCACTACGCCGCCCGCTGGGCCGACCGCATCGCCGGGCTCGACTGGATGCTCGACCGCCACCCCGAGCTCGCCGTGGACGCGCACGGCGCGGCGCGGGTCTACGGGCAGCTCGCCTTCGGGCACGCGGCGCTGGGCCACCGGCGCGAGGCGCTGCGCTGGGCCGCCCGCGCCCTCGCCAGCCGCCTCGCCGAGCCCCGGGCCCCGATCGCGCTCGCGGTCGCGGCGGGGCTGATCTCCGCGCCGGCGGTCCTGGCCCGTCTGCACGACCGAGGACACGGCATATGA